GTACCTGGCAGATACAACACCTGATCAAAAACTTTTAGCTCCCCTGGGAGATTTAAAGCGTTATCATACTCTGGAGTGGTTGAACTATATCTCCACAGAGCTGCATAAATCGATTGGTATGTTTTTTAATCCATCCCTCGCTGAAGAAGTAAAAACCCAAGTGTTAATTCCCGTGATTATGACCCGATTTGCCTATATTAATGACCATTTGACCAGAGACTCATATCTTATGGGCGATGATTTTACTTTACCTGACGCCTATTTATTTGTGATGTTACGATGGGCTCATTATTTTAAAATCGATTTGTCCGCATATGAAAATTTAGGGCAGTTTATGGCTCGGGTCCAGACTCGGCCAGCGGTGATTAAATCATTACAGCAAGAACAATGATAACTCGGTATTGTAAACCAAATGACTGATTTTTTTAAGGGCGGACTGGATTTAAAATTTGTTGCTAACTCAGAGTTTGAATCGCTGGATCTTGTTGCTCCAGCGAATCATGCTCCAATTATTGCACGTAATGCGCTTCGTCTGTTAATGATGGGGTGGCCTGCTGAATCCTGGACACAACTATTATCCTGGCCTGTTTTTAAAGCGGTTTTTGTTTGTCGTTCTCCAGAACTGTTAAAAGAACTACGATTCGCTTTTCAACAAGGCTTTGAGTTATTATTTACTCAATTGGAAGGAAAAAAATTAACTACTGAACAAAACGAGCAGGTACAGCTTTACTTAAGTAATTGTCTTGGTTTATTACCCTATTCTGATTTAACTCCTTATGAGTCAATTAAGATCCCGCAAAATATAAATGATGAATGGGTGTTGGTTGAATACCACATCACGCCAATTGAATTGACACCTACAACAGGTTTTAAAAGTTTTTTTATACAAGATACAGACCGTGTTTTTGCTTATGGGCTACAACCCATCAAAAATCATAAAGCCCCGTCGCAGTTAATTTTCATGGGAACCACATATCCTGCAGGGCAAGGTTTCTTACCGCAAATTAAGACCGATTTGAAAGGGTTTGAGACAGTAGGGAAATCATTATATAAAAGTGGAATAGGAAGAATTAAGCAATGGCTATCAAGGCAAGATGATAACGTTCATGTTTGTGGTGTGAGCCTTGGGGGATCTTTAAGCCTGCTTCTTGCAATTCACCAAGGGAAACATCTTAAACGTGTAGATGCTTTAAATCCAGCTGGACTTCACGACTCCTGGCGCAAAAGCAAATATGATAAATGGGATCAATTAGAAACAAAGCCCGAGGTTGTTGTTCAGGTGCAAGCTGATGATCCCGTGTCTCTTTTGGGCGTATGGAAAAAAGACTGGAAAATTGTCCGTGTAACTCCCCCCGAGGGTAAAAAAGGCCCCAATAGTTTTTGTGATCACTTTTTAAATTATGCTGGATTTGCGCAAACGGAGTTTAGTTATGTCGATGCTGAAAAAGAGAATACCCAACGAAGAATACGTAATTTTTGGTTGTATTCTGTAGGCAGAAGCATCATCTATTATTCGACAATAATTCCTTATAATTATTTAATAAGGCCCGTTTTCTA
The sequence above is drawn from the Legionella antarctica genome and encodes:
- the gstA gene encoding glutathione transferase GstA; translation: MKFYYCKAACSLAVRIVLNELNLDFQDVEVNLKTKKTAGGDNFLAINAKGAVPAILLDNGDVLTENQVVLQYLADTTPDQKLLAPLGDLKRYHTLEWLNYISTELHKSIGMFFNPSLAEEVKTQVLIPVIMTRFAYINDHLTRDSYLMGDDFTLPDAYLFVMLRWAHYFKIDLSAYENLGQFMARVQTRPAVIKSLQQEQ